A stretch of DNA from Cryptomeria japonica chromosome 4, Sugi_1.0, whole genome shotgun sequence:
TGtatcacataacacaagatttaaaaaAATCCACCAAGAAAAGAGGCCAAGAATGTATTAAATTTAAATAGCAAGATTAAAATACAATCTTGCTTCCATTATCCGCTTTGCCTCCAATGTGGCGACACTTGTGTATTAGTGAACAATCTTAACAAATCCAACTCTTCATCTCGTTCTTACAACCTATTtattgcattcctcattttttagCTATGTAGCTATggttttttttgattaaaaaatcaacaaaagaagGTGGTTGACCTTATACAAAGATAGGCCAAAAAGGGTACTTACAATTGGTCAAGAACAAACCATTGACAACACAGACCATAACAGACCACTTCCAGCACACTATCAGAAAATCTAGCAACCCACATCAAGGGTGGGTAGAAATTTCACCCACAACTTGAGGAAGAGTTtgggaagagaagaaagaaaaatctTTCCTTCGTTGATGAACAACAATCCAAGCAATAATATCATTTGGAACTCCATCACaaataggagaaagaggagaaGTCCCCTTAGTCAGACCGATAGCACAAGGAGAAGAATGTTGAACTAGAAACACATCATCCACCAAAGGCTGGAGAAAAACAAGAGTTATAGGTAGAGTATGGTCTACTGGGCAAGAGGAAGTCACACAAACATCAACAAGTGACTAGTATCCATATGGCTAGAAGAGGCCACAACAACAGGAAGAAGCAGTGTAGTATCCATACAGCCAAAAGAGGCCACAACAACAACAAAAGGAAAAACATCATCCAAGGAAGAATCATAAGCATCTTGTGAAGGGTAATTAAAGGAAGAATCAAAAGCCAGGACAATTTGGTGATCACCATTAGCGTCTTTATACCAAGTGGTAGTGCCTTTATGATTACGAAGATTCAAAGAATCAAAAAGTCTTCCAgttaattctttttttttcttaggTGGAGTTTTTGTATACAGTACTTTCTTTTTTGtaccctttgttattgatgtcaaagggggagtgaataaCTGTGTATAATATATGTAGATAGTTTATAGAGAAGGACAGTTTTTTTATATGCTATATTAGTTATCatggtgccatcaatgacaaagggaaagattgttaggatattgttattgatgtcattGATGCTTTTGTGATTCGGCAACATGAGTCCAGCATATTCTAGTTCAAGCCCCACAAGCTCCAGTATTCCCTTGGGTCCAACATATTCCTTTTTGGGTCTACATTGCTCTGCAATACCATATGTCTTTGTAATATTTTGAGAACTTGTTTTGTATTTGGTCTAACATTTATATCTAATATTTCAGGTGCTATTGTTTTGTTGTGGCACAGTTATGGGTCTGGTAATATTGTACCCTCCTTACTGGCATAGTGCGGCATGAAGGTTTTGATCTGGTCCCCTCTGGAATCATCAATAATTTATTAGATTTGATCAATCACGTATATTCCTTGATGTATGGAGAAGCTCTTTTATGCTTTGGCCGACTTCTCTGGTATGATAAGATTTGTTGAGTAGTAGTGTGTAAAGGCTTTTGGGCTAACCTTTACTTCAGTCAAGCCGACTTCATGAAGACATAGTTTGATATATATAAATTTTCTTTGCGAAGGATGTACACATGATCTTTTGATCACTATATGTGATCTAcaatgaatgtgaaagtgattatgtacaCTGAATGttaatgtgaaagtgattatgcaccTCATTGGAACTGTAActcatgcatatgatagatgcaatATTAACAGTTCATATTTTTTAATATTGGCTACAAGGCATCCTCCTATAGTGAGTCGTTATCCTCTGGGCAATGGGCCTATCTGATAGTGAGCAACCATGTATTGTTGTAACCAATTACATAATATTAGGAGCTAATCCTCTTAGTGGTTTTTCccgtcttgggttttccacgtataaattatggtgttatgtaGTGTATTGTGTTCTTGCTTATAGTTCATTTTAATTTTGCAATTtagttatgttatgtggatggttgattaaaagttttaataagttcaagggaatacagattcgcccctcccctcttagtattataGATGTTCAATAGTGTTATTTTTAGAATTAGCCATATTTGACCTAAAAATGTGAAGCACTTAgatattgaatcttgaaaaaagttagCAATATGAAATGGCCTCGAAGTCTAGTTTCccaatatgtaatttatttaaatacctAGATGATAGAAATTGGCATTCAAAAGGGATTTCTAAAAACCATTGTTTAGAAATTGTctatttcaagaccataccataCACGTGTACAACCACTGGATATTTGACCAAAATAAAATTTTTTCTTAACCCTCTTGGAAAAAGATCTGTAAGTCACTGAAGATTGGTCGGgatattttttaaaacattttattgaatattttttttttaattggccCTAATTGTTGTTTTAAAAACCCCTCATGTGTGACCACCATAATtagacctaaacttatcattttttgaattctTTTCATTATAAAGAGAATTTTGAGTAGATTGGTgccatatattttttttcaaaaaaaaattaaaaggttattaaataaataagtaaaccTAATATTTCAAGTTTTTGGACCAATTTCATTACAAATTAATTACATATTTGAATTCTAGTACACAATGTAATCTATAGTGGGTATTAATTTCgtacaaaaatctttaaaaaagGGCATTAGACATATTCCAGAAGTTTATAATTTTTTATGTCATTGATCCAACCTTGTACTTGCAAGTCCAAGGCTAAGGGTTGAGCTTTCCATGACTATCCTGATCCGAAACCCAATGTACAGGGCGAACttagttttcaaattttaaataatagGGACTCATTCTAGAGTAGGTCCCTATTATTTAAATGTAATGGGTTGCCCATTATTAAAAGTGTGAAAATGAGTTTATaggaactttaaaaaaaaaaattacaaaatagggccccattatttaaaaaaaatatactttAAAAAATAGGGCCCCATTTTGTGAATTTCTAGAAAACGAGTCCCCCTTTCTAGCGACATTTTTCCTCATGAGAAAACTTTCTTTGAATTAgtactcatcttcttgcactttcCTGGGAACTTTTGTAACAACCTGACTTGTTctctttattataatttttttttgtttattttatcttTCAAAACTTGACAGAAGTTGCAAAAGGGGTTTCTCGTTTGTTTGAAGTGTTTGCATTGCCAAAAGAAGCACAACAATAAAGTATCTTGCAACAATAAACTATTCAGAAGTGATTGCAATACTCATAAATTCAATGGGCTAAAAAttctatatatatttgtaaatcTAAATATTTAGTTTCTCTCTAAAATAAAGACAACCCAGTTCATTAAATATCATCTAATATCAAAATCACACATACCCACAAAAtgtgacttttttttttttctagaactACCCACAAAAACACCCAAATGGCACTCTAAATTAGATGCATCTAGAAATGCATAAGTCTAATTTTGAACTAAAATCAGCCAAAATATACCAAATCACTATAGCAGTGTGTACTATAGAAAAATTACTATAGTAGCGGTAATGTAGCACAACATTGTAGAAAACTCTAAAAtcttccattttccttcttttgttGTCATAAATATCCTCAAATCTGCTCTAACAAACTTATCTAAATCTACCCTAAGAACTCGGTGGATCAAACTGTAGATATCAAACCAATAATGAAGCCCCattgtgtttcctgaatgaaatcaccaaaaaatccTCCAAACTATGTCTCTCAATAGCATAGAGAATATCACTTATGAGGGATTTCatcctcacaaacccttgaaagaaCTCTCTTGTAGACAAACTTCTGAAATCTACAATTAAGCATGCCAAATGAACTTCACTAGTTTGCTTTAATAACAATCTCAAGCGGCCTCACTCTTTCCatcagtcaatgtgggataaataaagTTACTTTTTAGTTTTCCTAATGTGGAGTACAAAATAATAAAGGCCTCATTCAATTCTTTTAAAATAAATCATCTTTACTTTATATCTGGCCctttaataataaataacaataaagttaaatcttttaatttaactttattaaataacaactttatcattattttatttaaacccACTGAGCTATATGAAATTGAGTTGCTCATCAAAACTAAAACCATCGACTATCCTCAAAATTGTTAGCCTACTAAATGACTCTATTGGTGCCCataactgacttactataaatagacagTATGCAGAAACTACACCAAATCACCTCGAAATTGCCTAAAACTAAAACTATCTAAGAACAAATGTCCCCAAGATCCCTTAGATGTCCTGGTTAGCCTACGGGACCATATAAAAATGGGCTAATGACAAAATTTATCGAAtatgctagaaaggggacattacaactttCCATTGGAGAGAATGGATTATCAAGGGACTTACTACCCCAATTGAGAAATAGAATACATACACAACAAATCTATTCCACAATCTAGCATAGATCATGTGTAAACACTTATCTCTTTGGTAACATCTCTTCCAACATAATTGACAACCTCACAAATTCACGTCGTAATCCCACAATAATCATTTATACCAATTTCATTTCAAACAAGAGTATCACCACTTATCTCTCAAAATATGCAAGTAATCTCAACAAGGTTTCCCTCATCCAACTCAAAACCACAACAAATGCCTAGGCTTACAATCTATAGGGTGGAATCTGACAAAGAAGTAATATTAAAACACTATCTCAAAGCTTCACAagcttataaaaaattatatttctaaaatgAAAGTAAAAAATTCCAATCCCCACATCTTTCCTTTAGAAAAACACAAAATGCAAAAACAGAAAAAAAATCATCTCAAATACAATTAAACCATCCAACATCCAATTACTCTTTCAATCTCAATAAACATGCAccatttcacaaaataaaacaaTGAAATATACACAAGCCTACTTCCTAACTCTAACTTGTGCAAATGGTGGAAAAAGCTCCATTCCTTCCAAGAAATCTCAAGTACCTTCACAATTCTCTCTTAAAATCACACTCTCTCCCAAttgtcaaattcaaattttacaaaTGAAGATATACTAGCATActtgtatatttaaaaaataatgtaaaatgcGCCAAAAGAAATCTTATAATGCAAGAGCGTCATCTATAAAAATTAATTGATTtcttaaaatcaattaattatatatttgataTGTAATAAtgtaattattattaaaattaaaaattaaaataaattaaacatataACTGTTTTTTAGATTGAAAAATATAATCCCTTCTATATTATTTTCATTGCACCTTGAAAAAAAATAAACAATTGTACTAACTCagataatataaaaattaaatttagagattagaaatttaaaattagaaaacTCTTAATTAAACATTAGATTAAATTATGTTATAAACGTCGATAAAAAGTTTAgaatttaaaagtttttaattaaaataatctaatattaatattaaatgcaTATAAGTTTAAAATTCTTAAGTTCTATAGAATACAAAAAATTTGAAGGTCAAGgtgataaaattaaaaattaattaatagaggGTATTAGTTTGTACTAAGTTTTGGAAGTGACTATGCTGCCACATAAAAACCAAGTTATGTAAGGGACACAAGTGACGAGGTAATGGAATACATGGAAGGGTTTACCCTCTGGGATGTCTTTAAGTGCTACGCTTCTTTGGAGGCCTCAAAATCGAGGCTTCTGCAATAGCGCTTGCTCGCGAACATCAATTCTCCAAACATGGAGCTCATATTTACTTTTGCTCACAGGTTTCTGCAAACTACAACCTCTCCGTGCTGGCGGATTTGAAAAGGGATCCAACAGCCAAAAATTGAAACATATAATGAAAATCATAGAGATTAAATAGTTGAGATCATCTATTAACTAGCACCTGCACTGTTAATTGAATAGTGAGATATAATTTTGGAAATATATTGGTTGGCAGAAAAATCGTAAGAAATGAAAATTGCTTTTGTTACGAGTAGCTATTTACAATGTAAGTAAATTGATTTTGAaatgtgaaaaaaattgaaaatgaacaaATTCAAGTTAATTTGAACTCAACATTTTATTATAACCAATGAAAACGGTTAACTTAAAAATTGATTACATTGAATACAAATTTTGTTAACTGAAAGATTGATTACATTGAATACAGATTTTGTATATATAATTTCAAGGATATGTAGTCTTATTCATTTATTTCTAGGCAACCCTTATGTACCATATTCAAGAAtatgatattttttaattaatagatgacatttcctatagtcattttgtcaaatagtttgtaTGCATTTTCCATGCTAATACATATTGAATCTATGTTTTTTGGTGGCAATGTTTATTATTAAGGCTATTCATGTGGTGTATATCCCTAACATAAAGAATTAGCACATTGAACACTATGTAAGCATActtgttgatgtttacaaggtgTCTTTAAATTTTGCATACTTTAGGAAATTTAGGATACAATTTGTATGGTATAcagtaaaaaaattatttatctttttaaactacatatataaattttattgtATTGGATATAATTCTTCTCAGTTTGATCATTCATGTTATACAACCATTTCTTCATTTAATAAATTTCACCCAAGAGTATTTAGCCTTGCAAGGTGGTCCTTGTTGATTCACAAGGGATTCCACGTGCCTTTTATTTCATATGAAATCTACTCCTATATTTTATACATTACATTAATGTTTATGTTATTGACAAATTAAAGCCAAAAAGTTGCCATCATATTGCATTATGAAAGATATTTATACAGCAGTATGATTGCAACAGTGTGCTTTATCTGCTAATCATGGGTTTAACAAAATAACAAATACTTGCCTAAATAGACTAACAATCCATAACAAATTACAAACAAATAAACAAACCAAACAAATCATACCAGAATGATGTAATAACCAACATTCCCCACTTATTATATCATTTCTTTAAAGTACTAATAAGAGAATCCTGAAAAGTTTCAAACTTCACAtgtgcaagaggcttggtgaagatatcagcacgTTGTTCTTGTGTAGACCAGAACTAGAGTTGAATGTTGTGTTGTTGAACATGTTCTCGAATGAAGTGACAATCAACTTCAATATGCTTGGTCTGTTCATGAAATACTGACTAACGAACAAGATTGAGAACACTCTTATTGTCACAATAGAGGACTGTAGGTTGGTTTTGTGGTAGCCCCAATCCTTCTAATATGTGATGTAGCCAAACTGCTTCACAAACTGTTGAACTTTCTACATGATATTCCACTTCTATTGAGGAATAAGCAACTGTGGGTTGCTTCTTACTTCCCCATGAAATAGGTCctaaacctaggaagaaaacaaaTGCAGATTTGAATTTTCTATCATCAATAGAACCTACATAGTCTGCATTTTTGTTTCTTGTAAAGAAGAATTGATCATTCTTTTTATATTCTAAAACATGATCCATTGTACCATGTATATACTTTAAGACCCTTTTTGTTGCACTCCAATGGGACATTTTTGGTTCTTACATGAACTTGATAGATAATTAATAGAAAAActaatgtctagtctagtataaGTCAAGTAAATCAAACCTCCAACCATTTGACGATAGAGAGTTGCATTCGCCTGAGAAGAAGTTTTAGTTGTAGATAATTGTAAACTTGAtttcataggtgtagacatgggtttGGAATCCATCATTCTGAATTTCTCAAGTAGTGTTTTGGCATATTTCCTCTATGACACAAAGATATGGTGTTTTGTTTGTAATAGTCCAAGATCTGTCATATCAAAAGCCTTCTTGAGATCATTCTTGGTTGTTTCAACCATTTCTTCTGAGATACCTGTGACaaccaagtcatcaacatatacattaaTGATCACAATATCCCCTCTTGATCTTTGAGGTAGAGATTTGGATCATATGGATGCCTATTGAAACCATGTTTTAGAACATGCTCATCAATCTTGatataccaatctctaggagcctgtttgagaccatatagggaATTGATTAGCTTGCACACCTTTTCTTCTTTACCAAGTGCAATATATCTCTCTGGTTGGGTCATATAGACCTCTTCTTTAAGGTCTCCATTAAAAAAGGCacctttttacatccatttggtataattTTCAACCAAATTGGGCAACTAAAGCCAAAAATCATTTTAATGGCTTTTATCTTTGCAAAGGGAGAAATGTTTTCCTAATAGTCTATCCCTTCTTTCTAGGCATAAGCCTTGGCTACAAGCTTAGGATTATGTTTATCTATGCTACCATTTTATTTATACTTGGATTTAAAaatccatttacaaccaatagctTTCTTACCAGATGGTAgatcaacaagctcccaagtgttgtttttcatcaaAGATTGATACTCTGCATCCATTGCCTCTTTCCACTTGAGGCTTTGACTCTAGTGCTTTCTTAACATTATATggctcaaaattttcaacaattgtAGTCATTAGAGATAAGTTTACCTCATTGCGAGCCAAGTTGTGAGTCCTTGGACTTGAAGTGGAAATGTATGGAAATCCATCTATCTTTGCATCTCGAATGGTACTAGTGTGCCACTTTGGTAAAGGTTTTGTGATATTGGTGGGTGTTGATTAACTATCAACGTTTCCATCATTTTTACCATCCATGTTGAACATAGGAGCACTGTCTATAGCACGTGATGAAGTGGGAAAACTTGACTCTCTCTTCTCATAaaaaattacatccctactaaTGTAAATCTTCTTTGTCTTGGGAACCATGAGAAGATATGCCTTAAATTCAATACTATATCTAGGAAGAATACATTGTATTTACTTTTCATCAAGCTTCTTCCTTTCTTGTTTAGGAATATGCATATATATTTAgtgtaatgtccccgatataattaaatattcaactTAAATAATTTATTGTACAGCCCCGTACTTCATAATATATCTCGGGCCCCttttattaattagttagttataaactTTTTGGTGTTGGCCCATTTGTAATCCTTCACGAAACTtcctggagcccatatatatggccgagttagtcattgttgtaggtatgcaaatttggtatttttctttgttgtgTGAATTCTTGTTGGAGTTTTGTTATCTGCCATTtcagaggtgaaagaccctccctacttggtatccacagtttcggtgggattcatccctcaccctattctgcttcTGTTTGGAGTGTGAAATTTGTTGTGCGAATcttatcaatataatttctctttgtaTGTGCGAATCTTCATCTAAGTTTCTTGTGTCTAGCATAACAATAAGTCATTTCATGCCTCTGTACAACATCAAACAGACAAAGTATCCAGAGGCCTTTGAGGGCGGAACTCAGTAGGTATTCACCCATCGTACAGACCCTTACTGTACACCCTATATGGTCGAACAACATCTACCAACGGGTATTCACCCACTATACGGCCACTACCATACACCCCGTATGGCCGAACGACATCTACCGTACACTCACCCAATACTCACTGTACAGTCAGGGAGGGTATATTGTACAAACATCAAGGGAGCGAACCATACGGTCATCACAAGGAGCACACGTGTGATCATCATTATATGAGGAGTAGTGTCTAAAGGCACTATACAGCGTagggaacattacagtggtatcaaagctagtgaTCTTGCTAGCCTGTCGGGTAGTGGATGCAGGTGTACACCAGAAGGAGGTACCATTCTGCTAATAGAATGGGGGAACCACAGGATCCTACCAATGAAGTTATATCACTGTTAAGGGAGCTGACCAGAAGCCAAGCTCAACTCAATGAAATAATTATGAGGGGAATAACGACAAAAAATCATAGAGGATACATTGTGACAATTGGTCGTAGGTAAAAGAAATGGAGATCATGACGATAATTCGGTCACTAGAAGGTCAAACCCACAGCGCTCCCATTTCTAGCCACTAATGCTGACATTTCCCCAGAGAACAGAAGCACCCTGCAGGGAGAAAGAGGCCACTTTCTAGGATTTGCAAGAACAACTGAATCAAGATTGGAAGGATGCAAATCTTGAGGGAGatatatccttcaaggattatgttgAACTCCAGATGAAATGCTCAGGCGGTAGAAGTCGTGGCTACTACAACTATGATATCAAACACAAGGTTGGTAAGattaatttgtcatcctttgaTGGGATCGAAGCAACCTCGGCATGAGATTGGGTACAAAAAGTAGATACCTACTTCCAGCTCAACCCgatgcctaaagatgaagctatcaaatttGCAGTACTTCACCTGGAAGGAGTCgctcatgaatggtggcatcatggaacgGTCACCCTCGACCATGATCAAATAACTTCATATGCAGAATTCACGGAGAGGCTTATAGATCGTTTTGACGGAAAGGACCCAGAACTCAACTTCAAGGAACTAGCTATAGCCGAATTTCACTTTGGTTCTATTGCCACTATAAGCTCATTTGAGTAATCACACTCAGCAGCATCTGATACAATAGGCATATCATCATGCTGATCTGAAAAGTTGTAATTCTCACCAATAGCTCTTAGCAGATGGTGAACCTCATGCATAGAAGGCCTCTCCTTGTCTGGAGAAAGAACACAGTTAGTAGCCACTTCCAGAACTTTTGTACAGGCTCTGCATCATATTCCCTGCCAACCAAATCTTTGTCGATGGTTTCCTGAGCATTACCATGTTTTGAAAGATTACTGATCCAATCTACTAAATTACCCTTGAAACTTTCATGTACATTTTCAACTTCAACAGGTTTCTGCCTAGTAACCAACTCTAGAAGAACAACCCCAAAACTAAAGACATCCCCCTTCAAAGTGGCAACCAAGGTGCGCATGTATTCTGGCGCTACATAACCCAAATCGCCAAAATCACCATTGACAAATATGCTAAGATGGGTCTCTAAAGGATTTACCAACCGAGAAAGCCCAAAGTCTGTTATCCTCGGttcataatattcattcaataatatacATTTAGAACTTACATTGCTATGGATTACCCTAGGGTTGCAGCTATGGTGAAGCCAAGCCAATCCTCTAGCTGCAGCAATTGCTATTTTTAACCTTTTGGGCCAATCTATACTATTACCATCTGGCTCAACAACATGAAGTTTTTCGTCCAAGGGTCCATTAGGCATGTGCATGTAAACTAGAAGCTTCTCTCCTTTTGCAACACAGTAGCCAAAAAGTGGAACCAAATTTCTGTGACGCATTTGCCTAGAGTAATCATTTCAGACTTGGATTTCTTGTTAGTCTGTGCAGATGGTTGCAACCTTTTGATTGCTAATAGAGAACCATCGGTCTTTCCGTTCACTTTGTTCGACTTACATACAGGCTCGCTGGGACGTTGTAGCTGAAGCAGTACATAGCACAACTGGCAACATTAAATGAAATTTACTGCTATTTATTAGCGGCAATCTTTCACCCTTCGATTTGATAGAAGGCAAATGCCCGGTGACTTGAAAATGGTTTTTTAGCTAGCTACTGCAATCAATAAGGAATAAAATTGTTTTCGGGCGTGAGACAATTTTTCGATCCAAAATTCTCATACAATAAATTNNNNNNNNNNNNNNNNNNNNNNNNNNNNNNNNNNNNNNNNNNNNNNNNNNNNNNNNNNNNNNNNNNNNNNNNNNNNNNNNNNNNNNNNNNNNNNNNNNNNNNNNNNNNNNNNNNNNNNNNNNNNNNNNNNNNNNNNNNNNNNNNNNNNNNNNNNNNNNNNNNNNNNNNNNNNNNNNNNNNNNNNNNNNNNNNNNNNNNNNNNNNNNNNNNNNNNNNNNNNNNNNNNNNNNNNNNNNNNNNNNNNNNNNNNNNNNNNNNNNNNNNNNNN
This window harbors:
- the LOC131079106 gene encoding probably inactive leucine-rich repeat receptor-like protein kinase At5g48380, which encodes MRHRNLVPLFGYCVAKGEKLLVYMHMPNGPLDEKLHVVEPDGNSIDWPKRLKIAIAAARGLAWLHHSCNPRVIHSNVSSKCILLNEYYEPRITDFGLSRLVNPLETHLSIFVNGDFGDLGYVAPEYMRTLVATLKGDVFSFGVVLLELVTRQKPVEVENVHESFKGNLVDWISNLSKHGNAQETIDKDLVGREYDAEPVQKFWKWLLTVFFLQTRRGLLCMRFTIC